In Citrobacter sp. RHB25-C09, the following proteins share a genomic window:
- a CDS encoding DNA-binding protein, which produces MNQLTTEALTMSSSDIADLVESRHDHVKRSIERLAERGVIKLPPMGEVKNHLNQSVAVYLIGKRDSYVVVAQLSPEFTARLVDRWQELEQAQQLAIPQSFSEALRLAADLAEQKQKLATELAAAAPKVEFVDRYCSASGSMSFRQVAKLLKAKENEFRLFLIDRGILYRLGGTLTPMAAHIDAGRFEVKTGTSVTSNHAFSQARFTAKGVRWIGGLWAEHIAKGQAA; this is translated from the coding sequence ATGAATCAGTTAACAACCGAGGCGTTAACCATGTCCAGCAGTGATATCGCTGATTTAGTGGAATCACGTCATGACCACGTTAAGCGCTCAATTGAACGGCTGGCAGAGCGCGGTGTTATTAAACTCCCCCCGATGGGGGAAGTTAAAAATCACCTCAATCAGTCGGTAGCCGTCTACCTGATAGGAAAGCGGGACAGTTATGTGGTTGTGGCTCAGTTGTCGCCTGAATTCACTGCGCGGCTCGTTGATCGATGGCAGGAACTGGAGCAGGCGCAACAGCTGGCGATCCCTCAGTCATTCTCAGAAGCCCTTCGGCTTGCCGCCGATCTGGCGGAGCAAAAGCAGAAACTAGCCACTGAACTGGCAGCCGCGGCGCCAAAGGTGGAATTTGTCGATCGCTACTGTTCTGCCAGTGGGTCAATGTCGTTTCGACAGGTGGCAAAATTACTTAAGGCAAAGGAAAACGAGTTCCGTCTGTTTCTGATAGATCGCGGCATCCTTTACCGCCTGGGCGGTACGCTTACACCGATGGCGGCGCACATTGATGCGGGGCGATTTGAGGTTAAGACTGGGACCTCTGTCACTTCAAACCACGCATTCAGCCAGGCGCGGTTTACGGCTAAGGGGGTGCGCTGGATCGGCGGTCTATGGGCGGAACATATTGCTAAGGGGCAGGCAGCGTGA
- a CDS encoding RusA family crossover junction endodeoxyribonuclease, with translation MKLVLPFPPSVNTYWRAPNKGPLAGRHLISAKGRQFQSSACAAIIEQLRMLPKPSSSPASVEIILFPPDNRIRDLDNYNKALFDALTHAGIWEDDSQVKRMLVEWGPIIPKGKVEITITKFEPGAGAAA, from the coding sequence ATGAAACTGGTGCTGCCGTTTCCTCCAAGTGTGAACACATACTGGCGCGCTCCGAATAAGGGGCCGCTTGCCGGTCGTCACCTGATAAGTGCCAAAGGTCGCCAGTTCCAGTCGTCAGCATGTGCGGCAATCATTGAACAACTGCGCATGCTCCCTAAGCCGTCATCGTCACCGGCGTCTGTCGAAATAATCCTGTTCCCGCCGGACAACCGGATCCGGGATCTGGATAACTACAACAAAGCGCTGTTTGACGCTCTTACCCACGCTGGGATCTGGGAGGACGACAGCCAGGTGAAAAGAATGCTGGTGGAGTGGGGGCCGATTATCCCGAAGGGGAAAGTGGAAATCACGATCACCAAATTTGAACCGGGGGCGGGTGCAGCCGCCTGA
- a CDS encoding LexA family transcriptional regulator has protein sequence MKEILTARQQHVLETLISFQREHGYPPTNTELSGLLGCRSPNAAADHLRALERKGAITLTRGVSRGIAINDLENVADADSLLHALVNGEDGAKDRAIAYLKNKGIRL, from the coding sequence GTGAAAGAAATTCTCACGGCTCGCCAGCAGCATGTACTGGAGACCTTGATCAGCTTTCAACGCGAGCATGGCTATCCTCCAACCAATACAGAACTTTCGGGGCTGCTGGGATGCAGATCCCCAAATGCAGCTGCGGATCATCTGCGCGCGCTGGAGAGGAAAGGGGCTATCACCCTGACGCGTGGTGTTTCGCGGGGAATAGCCATCAACGATCTGGAAAACGTTGCTGATGCAGATTCCCTGCTGCATGCGCTTGTGAATGGTGAGGATGGTGCGAAGGACCGCGCAATCGCCTATCTCAAGAACAAGGGGATCCGGCTATGA
- a CDS encoding phage N-6-adenine-methyltransferase, whose product MTNKYCQALAELRSKPAHELKEVGDQWRTPDLLFWGINAIFGPLVLDLFADDDNAKCPVWYTAEDNALVQDWSEMLESIGGAAFGNPPYSRSQYHEKQAITGMTHIMDHTMEMREKGGRYVFLIKAATSETWWPEDADHIMFIRGRIGFDLPVWFVPADDKQKPTGAFFAGAIAIFDKSWRGERFSYISRTDLEEKGKAFMSLVTFAAGKAQQAETVRPVTPLTLPEVESRIWPLEVGLVFNQVDGVDALTESQQNKLKGNINQLWLERMPTSEIIAVASAQMVNILEESA is encoded by the coding sequence ATGACAAACAAATATTGCCAGGCGTTGGCGGAACTGCGTAGCAAACCAGCCCACGAACTGAAAGAGGTTGGCGATCAATGGCGTACTCCGGATCTGTTGTTTTGGGGGATCAACGCAATATTCGGGCCGTTGGTTCTGGATCTGTTTGCTGACGACGATAACGCGAAGTGCCCGGTCTGGTACACCGCCGAAGATAACGCGCTGGTGCAGGACTGGTCGGAAATGCTGGAGTCAATCGGCGGAGCCGCATTCGGGAATCCACCATATAGCCGCTCTCAGTACCACGAGAAACAGGCGATCACCGGCATGACCCACATTATGGATCACACAATGGAGATGCGTGAAAAGGGTGGGCGTTACGTGTTCCTCATTAAAGCGGCGACAAGTGAAACATGGTGGCCGGAAGACGCCGATCACATCATGTTTATTCGTGGCCGTATTGGCTTCGATCTCCCTGTGTGGTTTGTTCCTGCTGACGATAAGCAGAAACCCACTGGTGCTTTCTTTGCTGGCGCCATTGCAATCTTCGATAAGTCATGGCGCGGCGAGCGTTTCAGCTACATCAGCCGTACCGATCTGGAGGAAAAAGGGAAGGCGTTTATGTCGCTGGTCACATTTGCCGCTGGTAAGGCCCAGCAGGCAGAAACAGTAAGGCCTGTTACGCCGCTGACGTTGCCAGAAGTCGAATCGCGTATCTGGCCTCTCGAGGTTGGTCTGGTGTTTAACCAGGTGGATGGCGTTGACGCCCTGACTGAGTCACAGCAGAACAAGCTGAAAGGCAATATCAATCAGCTATGGCTTGAACGTATGCCCACCAGCGAGATCATTGCCGTTGCTTCTGCTCAGATGGTCAACATTCTGGAGGAAAGCGCGTGA
- a CDS encoding conserved phage C-terminal domain-containing protein, with amino-acid sequence MSTKLTGYVWDACAASGMKLSSVAIMARLADFSNDEGVCWPSIETIARQLGAGVSTVRTAIAKLEADGWLSRKARRQGNRNASNVYQLNVAKLQTVAFAHLSDSDPSKSDASKSDQSKFEASKSAQNGGFHPSESGGDPSVNSTTDPSGKKPSCPVASQPDPEVAITDNAILVLTHLNQVSGSRYQKSKTSLENIRARLREGYSVADLQLVIDLKHEHWNGNDEQYQYMRPETLFGPKKFEGYLQSGIRWDKKGRPPRESWGEKKHDPMKVGPVDTKIPEGFRG; translated from the coding sequence ATGAGCACTAAATTAACAGGCTATGTATGGGATGCCTGTGCAGCGTCAGGAATGAAGTTATCCAGCGTGGCTATCATGGCGCGCCTGGCTGATTTCAGCAATGACGAAGGTGTCTGCTGGCCTTCCATCGAAACAATTGCGAGACAGCTTGGCGCAGGCGTCAGCACTGTCAGAACGGCAATAGCGAAGCTTGAAGCCGATGGCTGGTTGTCACGCAAAGCGCGGCGACAGGGCAATCGAAATGCTTCCAATGTTTATCAGTTGAATGTGGCAAAACTCCAGACAGTTGCATTCGCTCACCTGTCAGATTCTGACCCGTCAAAATCTGACGCATCAAAATCTGACCAGTCAAAATTTGAGGCGTCAAAATCCGCTCAGAATGGCGGTTTTCACCCGTCAGAATCTGGCGGGGATCCGTCAGTAAATTCAACTACTGATCCATCAGGTAAAAAACCTTCTTGTCCGGTTGCGTCGCAACCAGACCCGGAAGTGGCGATCACTGATAACGCCATTCTGGTTTTAACCCATTTGAACCAGGTCAGCGGCTCCCGGTACCAGAAATCAAAAACCTCGCTGGAAAATATTCGTGCTCGTCTGCGTGAAGGTTACAGCGTTGCTGACCTGCAACTGGTTATCGACCTGAAACACGAGCACTGGAACGGCAACGATGAGCAGTACCAGTACATGCGCCCAGAAACACTGTTTGGCCCGAAAAAATTTGAGGGGTATCTGCAAAGCGGGATCCGCTGGGACAAGAAGGGGCGTCCGCCACGTGAATCCTGGGGCGAAAAGAAACATGACCCAATGAAGGTCGGTCCGGTTGATACCAAAATTCCAGAGGGGTTCAGGGGATAA
- a CDS encoding DUF4222 domain-containing protein translates to MRELNRWFKDHYGIPVRVIRWEPETHRGIYLRKGYEHECFSPLEQFQRKFREIEGDYEH, encoded by the coding sequence ATGCGAGAACTTAACCGATGGTTCAAAGACCACTACGGCATCCCCGTTCGCGTTATCAGATGGGAGCCGGAAACTCACCGCGGTATCTACCTGCGTAAAGGCTATGAGCATGAGTGTTTCAGCCCGCTTGAGCAGTTTCAGCGAAAGTTCAGGGAAATAGAGGGCGACTATGAGCACTAA
- a CDS encoding YmfL family putative regulatory protein yields the protein MGKEPEWKVDKQPSWLVGAIKKTITELPGGYAEAAEWLGVTENALFNRLRADGDQIFPLGWAMVLQRAGGSNHIANAIARHSNGVFVPLADVEEIENGDINQRLMESVEWIGKHSQYVRKATADGVIDEKERAQIEENSYQVMAKWQEHLTLLFRVFCAPKKSDARECAAPGAVACRISGETNA from the coding sequence GTGGGAAAAGAACCCGAATGGAAAGTTGATAAGCAACCATCCTGGCTGGTGGGCGCAATCAAAAAGACGATCACCGAATTGCCTGGCGGTTATGCCGAGGCTGCTGAGTGGTTGGGCGTTACTGAAAATGCACTGTTTAACCGCCTTCGGGCTGATGGTGATCAGATCTTCCCGCTTGGCTGGGCAATGGTGTTACAGAGAGCTGGTGGCTCAAACCATATTGCGAATGCTATCGCACGTCACTCCAACGGTGTTTTTGTGCCTTTGGCTGATGTTGAAGAGATTGAGAACGGCGATATCAACCAGCGCCTGATGGAGTCAGTCGAGTGGATTGGCAAGCATTCACAGTACGTTCGCAAGGCAACAGCCGACGGCGTGATTGATGAGAAGGAACGCGCGCAGATCGAAGAGAACAGCTATCAGGTGATGGCTAAATGGCAGGAACACTTAACGCTTCTTTTCCGTGTTTTTTGTGCGCCGAAAAAGAGTGACGCCCGCGAGTGTGCAGCTCCGGGCGCCGTGGCGTGTCGTATCAGTGGAGAAACTAACGCATGA
- a CDS encoding Cro/CI family transcriptional regulator, with product MRKSEVLEHFGGVSKTAYALGISHPAVCRWGEVIPEKQAFVIERITKGKLKYDAGLYQKTTDSAA from the coding sequence ATGCGTAAATCAGAAGTTCTTGAGCATTTTGGCGGTGTATCCAAAACCGCATATGCACTCGGTATTTCTCACCCAGCAGTTTGCAGATGGGGTGAAGTCATACCAGAGAAACAGGCCTTTGTGATCGAACGAATCACAAAAGGCAAATTGAAATATGACGCTGGTCTTTACCAAAAGACTACAGATTCAGCAGCCTAA
- a CDS encoding S24 family peptidase, producing the protein MKTEMKDRIRSRRVQLDITQQTLAKKLGVSRVSVTKWESGTTKPDGENLHQLALALQTTPEWILYGQGDDGKVDDTKLVPYLKSPTAVPIISAVQAGLWTDTYACSRLTDVISWTQTTANVSDEVFGLVVRGESMTNPHGLPSIPEGSIVIVEPHYGQLDDLYGKIVVAVLDGSAEATVKKLVWDSPFAYLMPLNPAFKPIQIDGNCRIVGKVVQITQNL; encoded by the coding sequence ATGAAAACAGAGATGAAAGACCGGATCAGATCAAGGCGTGTACAGCTCGACATAACGCAGCAGACCCTAGCTAAAAAGCTGGGGGTTAGCCGTGTATCTGTAACAAAATGGGAAAGCGGAACCACAAAACCAGATGGAGAGAACCTTCATCAGTTAGCGCTGGCGCTACAAACTACCCCGGAATGGATTCTCTATGGTCAGGGTGATGATGGAAAAGTTGATGACACAAAATTAGTGCCATACTTAAAATCACCAACCGCCGTCCCTATTATTTCTGCTGTGCAGGCAGGCCTGTGGACTGATACCTATGCATGCTCAAGGCTGACTGATGTGATTTCTTGGACTCAAACAACTGCTAATGTTTCTGATGAAGTTTTTGGTCTAGTCGTTCGCGGCGAATCGATGACAAACCCACATGGACTACCTTCAATACCTGAAGGCTCTATCGTAATCGTTGAACCACACTATGGTCAGCTAGATGACCTTTATGGGAAGATCGTAGTTGCGGTTTTGGATGGTTCCGCTGAAGCTACGGTGAAAAAGTTAGTATGGGATAGCCCTTTTGCGTATCTCATGCCTCTTAATCCTGCGTTTAAACCCATTCAGATTGACGGAAATTGCAGAATCGTTGGAAAGGTTGTTCAGATTACGCAAAACCTATAG
- a CDS encoding DUF2303 family protein, translating to MSQLDNGTFQQVKDLVLSGYHLNDIQGLACPTALLPQGTSVESLERFSLERFRFRGAMTTTSIDDFARYSKGYASAAEPARCFIDADNMTARSVFNIGSLDNPGHADNVAAITLKKTAPFRALLQIDGQRLKQKQIAEWLEDWSDYLLAFDADGNTIQISQAAQAVRRITIQQATQQDHETGDFAGKRSLMQSVEASSKDVMPVAFEFKCVPYEGLGERRFSLRNSLLTGDEPSFVLRIVQLEAQEEAIANEFRDLLISKFDGESVETFIGNFKA from the coding sequence ATGTCTCAGTTAGACAACGGCACATTTCAACAGGTAAAAGACCTGGTTCTTTCTGGCTACCATCTGAATGATATTCAGGGTCTGGCATGTCCAACCGCATTGTTACCTCAAGGAACCAGCGTTGAAAGCCTCGAGCGTTTTTCTCTTGAGCGTTTCCGCTTTCGCGGCGCAATGACCACGACCAGCATTGATGACTTCGCTCGATACTCGAAGGGCTACGCCAGCGCCGCCGAACCCGCCCGTTGCTTTATTGACGCTGACAACATGACCGCCCGATCGGTTTTCAATATCGGCTCCCTGGACAATCCAGGACATGCCGATAACGTTGCCGCAATTACCCTGAAGAAAACAGCCCCGTTCCGCGCGCTGCTGCAAATCGATGGCCAACGTCTGAAGCAAAAGCAAATCGCCGAATGGCTGGAAGACTGGAGCGATTATCTTCTGGCGTTCGATGCTGATGGTAATACGATTCAGATTTCCCAGGCCGCCCAGGCTGTACGCCGGATCACTATTCAGCAGGCAACCCAGCAGGATCATGAAACAGGTGATTTCGCGGGCAAACGTTCACTCATGCAAAGTGTCGAAGCCAGTAGCAAAGATGTCATGCCGGTGGCGTTCGAGTTCAAGTGTGTGCCGTATGAAGGGCTTGGCGAGCGCCGCTTTAGTCTGCGTAACAGCCTGTTGACTGGTGATGAGCCGAGCTTTGTTCTGCGTATCGTCCAACTGGAAGCCCAGGAAGAAGCGATCGCCAACGAGTTTCGCGATCTGCTGATCAGTAAATTCGACGGTGAATCAGTAGAAACCTTCATCGGTAACTTTAAAGCGTAA
- a CDS encoding 3'-5' exonuclease, translating to MNNLMIDLETMGKKPNAPIVSLGAVFFNPQSGELGPEFYAVVSLESAMESGAVPDGDTILWWMKQSAEARAAICVDDVMPISDALSELDQFIVRHADNPKYMKVWGNGANFDNVILRGAYERAGLFCPWEFWNDHDVRTIVTLGRTIGFDPKRDMPFDGDMHNALADARHQAKYVSAIWLKLIPTTSTDI from the coding sequence GTGAACAATTTAATGATCGACCTCGAAACTATGGGTAAAAAACCAAATGCGCCGATCGTTTCATTGGGTGCTGTTTTCTTTAATCCTCAATCCGGTGAATTAGGTCCCGAGTTCTATGCGGTAGTCAGCCTCGAAAGCGCTATGGAGTCAGGCGCAGTTCCTGATGGCGATACTATTCTTTGGTGGATGAAACAAAGTGCAGAAGCGCGGGCGGCAATTTGCGTTGATGATGTAATGCCGATCTCCGATGCACTTTCAGAACTGGATCAGTTTATTGTCCGGCACGCCGACAACCCGAAATATATGAAGGTCTGGGGAAACGGTGCCAACTTCGACAATGTCATTTTACGCGGAGCCTACGAACGTGCAGGTTTGTTTTGCCCGTGGGAATTCTGGAATGATCACGACGTTCGAACAATCGTAACCCTCGGTCGCACGATAGGATTCGATCCAAAGCGAGATATGCCATTCGATGGAGACATGCATAACGCCCTGGCCGATGCGCGCCATCAGGCTAAATACGTGTCCGCTATCTGGCTGAAATTGATACCGACCACCAGCACTGATATTTGA
- a CDS encoding phage integrase Arm DNA-binding domain-containing protein, which yields MAARPRKREYRHLPDYLVFDKERGVYKFTLITGKKKNIGKDRAIAIAIAREYNLRMRPELSPSVDNLIRESGGVTGEAKPFAEHVDRIMARAIEDERPSQSTLDDWKNDALRVKEFFVNVPACDIELEHVNAYINQYHVGASANVQNRKVSFLKKLFSYAVDESLMLDNPATRKKMRRTEEKKRQRLSLDHFMAIRRAAEPWLRTAMDLALQTTHARLEVSRIRYSIREPKNGVCGCVWLEQPENGIYGTLYIHRQKVQKKEASHVAIPIGDELKRIIDDSRDNVASPYVVHRLPERQIKRSKEVSHPTQVAPDYLSRSFSAIRDKLGLCDHLAMDERPTFHEIRALAAHLFDKIGVDPQSRMAHSDVKSTKIYTQNHIDWVCVPHAEILAEFEIIQKFR from the coding sequence ATGGCGGCAAGGCCAAGAAAAAGAGAATACCGACATCTGCCAGACTATCTGGTCTTTGATAAAGAACGCGGGGTTTATAAATTCACACTTATTACCGGAAAGAAAAAAAATATTGGTAAGGATCGAGCCATAGCAATAGCTATCGCTAGAGAGTACAACCTGAGAATGAGACCTGAGCTCTCTCCGTCAGTTGATAATCTCATTAGGGAATCTGGTGGGGTTACCGGTGAAGCTAAACCATTTGCTGAACATGTGGATCGCATTATGGCCCGAGCTATTGAGGACGAGCGCCCTTCTCAGAGCACCCTGGATGACTGGAAAAATGACGCTCTACGCGTGAAAGAGTTCTTCGTGAATGTTCCGGCCTGCGATATCGAACTGGAGCACGTTAACGCATACATCAATCAATACCATGTCGGCGCGTCTGCAAACGTGCAAAACAGAAAAGTCAGCTTCCTGAAAAAGCTGTTTTCGTATGCGGTTGATGAATCCCTGATGCTCGATAACCCGGCAACCAGGAAGAAAATGCGCAGGACCGAAGAGAAGAAAAGACAACGCCTGTCTCTCGATCATTTCATGGCTATCCGTCGCGCTGCGGAACCATGGCTAAGAACAGCGATGGACCTAGCGTTACAGACGACACATGCAAGGCTCGAAGTATCGCGGATCCGGTATTCAATTCGGGAACCGAAAAACGGTGTATGTGGTTGTGTCTGGCTCGAACAACCAGAGAATGGAATATATGGAACGCTTTATATCCACCGCCAAAAGGTACAGAAGAAGGAAGCCTCGCATGTTGCGATCCCCATTGGTGATGAACTAAAGCGTATCATTGATGACAGCCGGGATAATGTGGCAAGTCCGTATGTCGTTCATCGACTCCCGGAACGGCAGATAAAACGGAGTAAAGAAGTCTCGCATCCCACGCAGGTAGCCCCTGACTATTTAAGTCGGTCATTTTCTGCTATACGCGACAAACTCGGGTTATGCGATCACCTCGCAATGGATGAAAGGCCAACATTTCATGAAATTCGCGCGCTTGCAGCTCATCTATTTGACAAGATAGGGGTAGATCCACAAAGTCGAATGGCTCACAGCGATGTAAAATCAACAAAGATTTATACCCAAAATCATATCGACTGGGTCTGTGTACCTCACGCAGAAATTTTAGCGGAATTTGAAATTATTCAAAAGTTTCGCTAG
- a CDS encoding addiction module toxin, GnsA/GnsB family, protein MKTEELKRKAEAEISDFITKKIIELKKKTGKEVADIQFIAREKMTGLESYDIKIDLI, encoded by the coding sequence ATGAAAACCGAAGAGTTAAAAAGAAAAGCAGAAGCGGAAATTTCTGATTTCATTACTAAAAAAATAATAGAACTCAAAAAAAAGACAGGTAAGGAAGTCGCTGACATCCAGTTTATTGCCCGTGAAAAAATGACGGGGTTGGAAAGCTATGATATTAAAATTGATTTAATTTAA
- a CDS encoding cold-shock protein — protein MSSPFKDTAITNNIHFRCPCCYGSQYRTSSFDVTDKNPFGAKCIFCKTTMITFDNVAMYIRSGQTPLDFRK, from the coding sequence ATGTCGTCCCCCTTTAAGGATACTGCTATTACTAATAATATTCACTTTCGATGCCCTTGTTGCTATGGGTCTCAGTACAGAACATCATCTTTTGATGTCACAGATAAAAATCCTTTCGGTGCGAAATGCATTTTTTGTAAGACTACAATGATTACATTTGATAATGTTGCAATGTACATTCGTTCTGGTCAGACACCATTAGATTTCAGAAAATAA
- a CDS encoding cold-shock protein, whose protein sequence is MSNKMTGLVKWFNPEKGFGFITPKDGSKDVFVHFSAIQSNDFKTLNENQEVEFGVEQGPKGPSAVNVVPL, encoded by the coding sequence ATGTCTAATAAAATGACTGGCTTAGTTAAATGGTTCAACCCTGAAAAAGGGTTTGGTTTTATCACTCCAAAAGATGGCAGTAAGGATGTTTTCGTACATTTTTCTGCGATTCAGAGTAACGATTTTAAAACACTGAATGAGAATCAAGAAGTCGAGTTCGGTGTTGAACAAGGTCCAAAGGGGCCTTCGGCTGTAAATGTCGTCCCCCTTTAA
- a CDS encoding YnfU family zinc-binding protein gives MSERKDLKSRRNYLVTCSCPNCIQESQHSFSRVQKGALLICPHCNKVFQTNVKAVA, from the coding sequence ATGTCAGAACGTAAAGACTTAAAATCACGCCGCAATTACCTTGTCACCTGTTCCTGCCCAAACTGCATTCAAGAATCGCAACACAGTTTCTCAAGAGTACAAAAAGGTGCTCTTTTAATCTGCCCGCATTGCAATAAGGTCTTCCAGACAAACGTCAAAGCGGTTGCCTGA
- the cspF gene encoding cold shock-like protein CspF — MSRKMTGIVKTFDCKSGKGLITPSDGRTDVQLHVSAIHLRDSEKLMPGLRVEFCRINGLRGPSAANVYLS, encoded by the coding sequence TTGTCCCGTAAAATGACAGGAATTGTCAAAACCTTTGACTGCAAAAGTGGCAAAGGGCTTATTACCCCCTCCGATGGTCGTACCGATGTTCAGCTTCACGTTTCCGCCATTCACCTCCGTGATTCAGAAAAATTAATGCCAGGGCTACGCGTTGAGTTTTGTCGGATAAATGGTCTGCGTGGGCCATCAGCAGCAAATGTTTATCTCTCATGA
- the narP gene encoding nitrate/nitrite response regulator protein NarP produces the protein MPEATSYQVLVVDDHPLMRRGIRQLLELDPAFDVVAEAGDGATAIDLANRLEPDLILLDLNMKGLSGLDTLNALRRDGVTAQIIILTVSDSASDVYALIDAGADGYLLKDSDPEVLLDAIRKGANGGKVFSERVSEYLRERELFGEEEDPFSVLTERELDVLHELAQGLSNKQIASVLNISEQTVKVHIRNLLRKLNVRSRVAATILFLQTRGMQ, from the coding sequence ATGCCTGAAGCAACGTCTTATCAGGTGCTGGTGGTAGACGATCACCCCCTTATGCGGCGCGGTATTCGTCAATTACTGGAGCTGGATCCAGCATTTGATGTGGTTGCCGAAGCCGGCGATGGTGCAACGGCGATTGATCTGGCGAACCGCCTTGAACCGGATTTGATCCTGCTAGATCTCAACATGAAAGGTCTGAGCGGTCTGGATACGTTGAACGCCCTGCGCCGCGATGGTGTCACCGCACAAATCATTATTCTGACCGTGTCGGATTCCGCCAGTGATGTGTACGCCCTTATCGATGCTGGTGCCGATGGGTATTTGCTAAAAGACAGCGATCCGGAAGTGTTGTTGGATGCCATTCGCAAAGGCGCTAACGGCGGGAAGGTATTTAGCGAGCGCGTCAGTGAATATTTGCGCGAACGCGAGTTATTTGGCGAAGAAGAGGATCCGTTTAGCGTTCTTACTGAGCGTGAACTGGACGTTCTGCATGAACTGGCGCAAGGCCTGTCTAATAAGCAGATTGCCTCAGTGCTGAATATTTCTGAACAAACGGTGAAGGTGCATATTCGCAATTTGCTGCGTAAGCTCAACGTGCGCTCACGCGTCGCCGCGACCATTCTGTTCCTGCAAACCCGCGGGATGCAATAG
- a CDS encoding cytochrome c-type biogenesis protein CcmH, with product MRILLGALMLLLSANALAATDVMQFKDEAQEQQFRELTVLLRCPKCQNNNIADSNSMIATDLRQKVYELMQEGKSQQEIVDYMVARYGNFVTYDPPLTPLTILLWVLPAVAIGAGGWVIYSRSRRRVRLEQETYPDEIPTLEGKRAGMAIYLPGIVMAVIIGGVCYYKTGNYQQVKVWQQATAQAPALLERALDPKAQPLNEEEMTRLALGLRTRLQDDAANVDGWIMLGRIGMVLGNASTATEAYANAYRLDPKNNDAALGYAEALTRSSDPDDNRLGGVLLRELVSGGQANVKVLSMYAFNAFEQERFGEAVAAWEMMLKMLPANDTRRAVIERSIAQAMQALSPHKE from the coding sequence ATGAGAATCTTACTGGGCGCGCTGATGCTCCTGCTTTCGGCAAACGCGCTGGCCGCGACGGATGTGATGCAATTTAAGGATGAGGCGCAGGAGCAGCAGTTCCGCGAGCTCACAGTACTGCTGCGTTGCCCGAAATGTCAGAACAACAATATCGCCGACTCTAACTCAATGATAGCCACCGACCTGCGGCAGAAAGTGTATGAGCTGATGCAGGAAGGGAAAAGCCAGCAGGAAATTGTCGATTACATGGTGGCGCGTTACGGCAATTTCGTGACCTACGACCCGCCGTTGACGCCGCTGACCATTTTGCTGTGGGTACTTCCCGCTGTGGCTATCGGTGCTGGTGGCTGGGTGATTTATTCCCGCTCGCGTCGCCGGGTACGCCTGGAGCAAGAGACGTATCCAGATGAGATCCCCACACTGGAGGGGAAACGTGCGGGTATGGCGATTTACCTGCCAGGTATTGTGATGGCTGTGATTATTGGTGGCGTCTGCTATTACAAGACAGGCAATTATCAGCAGGTGAAAGTCTGGCAGCAGGCAACCGCGCAGGCGCCGGCTTTGCTGGAGCGCGCGTTAGATCCAAAAGCGCAGCCGCTCAATGAAGAAGAGATGACGAGACTCGCGCTGGGGCTGCGTACGCGTTTGCAGGATGATGCGGCGAACGTCGATGGCTGGATCATGTTAGGGCGAATCGGCATGGTGCTGGGCAATGCCAGCACGGCGACAGAGGCGTATGCCAATGCTTACCGCCTGGATCCAAAGAACAATGATGCCGCGCTGGGCTATGCCGAGGCGCTAACCCGTTCATCCGACCCGGATGATAACCGACTTGGTGGGGTGTTGCTGCGCGAGTTGGTCAGCGGCGGTCAGGCGAATGTCAAAGTGCTCAGCATGTACGCCTTTAACGCCTTCGAACAAGAGCGTTTTGGCGAAGCCGTTGCGGCATGGGAGATGATGCTGAAGATGTTGCCGGCCAACGATACGCGTCGCGCGGTTATTGAGCGCAGTATCGCACAGGCCATGCAGGCGTTATCGCCGCACAAAGAGTAA